The DNA window ATACTGTGAGTAATGGCCTGGTTCTCGTGACCGCTAATAATAACGGGCATTTGACACCATGCCTGCCGGTGAAAACCGGCTTCCTCCTGCACTGAACGATGCTCAAGCACGAACTGGCAGTGAGGAATTCCTGACGGGCTGACCTTACGAAGTGGAGTCCTGCAAATAATGCCGGACAGCTCCAGACGGTTGGTCATCAGGATTACTCTTCAGAATCCCCAGCTTCAGAATCATCTGCGGTTTCGTTGGCGAAATCTTCGCGACGCTCACGGCGCTCGTCTTTCGCTTTAACCATCGGAGATGCTTCGGTAACAGCGTGCTTAGTACGCATTACCATGCTGCGGATAACGGCGTCGTTGAAGCGGAAGTTAGTTTCCAGCTCATCGATCGCTTCCTGCGGCGCTTCAACGTTCAGCAGAACGTAGTGAGCTTTGTGCAGTTTGTTGATCGGATAAGCCA is part of the Klebsiella quasipneumoniae subsp. quasipneumoniae genome and encodes:
- the priB gene encoding primosomal replication protein N; the encoded protein is MTNRLELSGIICRTPLRKVSPSGIPHCQFVLEHRSVQEEAGFHRQAWCQMPVIISGHENQAITHSITVGSAVTVRGFISCHKAKNGLSKMVLHAEQIELIDSGD
- the rpsF gene encoding 30S ribosomal protein S6, producing MRHYEIVFMVHPDQSEQVPGMIERYTGAITAAAGTIHRLEDWGRRQLAYPINKLHKAHYVLLNVEAPQEAIDELETNFRFNDAVIRSMVMRTKHAVTEASPMVKAKDERRERREDFANETADDSEAGDSEE